In the genome of Arthrobacter sp. PAMC25284, the window GGGCCTGATCGCCGTCGGCATGATCCTCACCATCGTGGGCAACACTTCAGGCAACCAGGGACTCGCCCTCGCGTCGCTGCCGGTCATCGGGCTCGGACTTATCCTGCACATTGCCGGACTTGTGGTTCGCGGCCAGGCCATCCGCAAGAGCCTCAAGCGCTAGCTGGCGGCCGCACCAGCGTCTGCGTTCGGCCGGACATGGCTTCGCGCGTGTTCCACGGCCGCAGCCAGGGCCGTGAACAGGTGTTTGTGGTGCCGCAGCGAGCGGATCACCCCGACATTGGTGACCAGATCGAGATGCTGCGGCTGGACGCCCTTGAGCAGGACCGTCACCCCGCGCAACTCCAATGCGGAGATGACTTCCACCAGGGTATGTGCTCCGGTGGCATCCAACATCCGCAGCTGCGAGAGCCGGATGATGGCCACCTGAATATCCTGGACCTTGTTGATTTCCTGCAGGACGCGCTCCGCGGCCCCAAAGAACATGGCGCCGTCCAGCCGGAAGATGGCGATGTGCTTATCCCCGGGAACACGTTCACCGGGGATCTCCTCGCGCTGGACCCCGCTGAGCGAGGCGAACTTCCGCAAGGTGAACACTGCCGCGGCTGCGAGCCCGATCTCTATGGCCACAATGAGATCGAAAGCCACCGTGATGAGCGCTGTCAGGACGAAGACGGCGGCGTCGGCGCGGGTGGAGCGCAAGACGGCGTTCACCGTCCGTCTGGAGACCATACGGGTCGCCGTGACCATCAGAATGCCGCTCAGGACCGCCAGCGGGATCCGACCGACCAGCCCGGCGGCCAGATAGATAATAGCCAGCAGCACGAGGGCGTGCACGATCGCTGAGAGCCGGGTCTTGGCGCCGGAGCGTACGTTCACCGCCGTTCGGGCAATGGCACCGGTGGCGGGCATGCCGCCGAAAAACGCGGCCGCCATGGAGGCCAGGCCCTGGCCGGTGAGTTCGCGGTCCGGGACGTAAGCGCCGGTGGGACGCCCGTCCGGGCCGACCATCCCGGACGCCACCCGGGCCGAGAGAAGGGATTCGATGGCCGCCAGGGCCGCTATGGACACGGCCGGCATAAGCAGGCCACCGACGGGGGATGCGTCAAAGGCCGGCATGGCGGGCGTGGGCAGGGAATGCGGCAGCGCGCCGATCCGCGGGATGTCCAGCCGAAGCAGATCGGCAGCCACTGTGGCCAACAGCACCGCGATCAGGCTGGCCGGCAGCGCCTTGTGCAGCCTCGGGAGCAGCAACATCACCGCAGCTACGCCCGCGACCACCGCCAGGGTCTGCAGGGCCGTGGGGAAGCTGGACCGGGAGGCGCTGCCGATGGCGCTGAGAAGAGTGTTCTCGCCCGGGACGCCCGCGGTGCCGGTGGCCATCGGGACCTGCTGGAGGAAGACGA includes:
- a CDS encoding DUF3188 domain-containing protein encodes the protein MLTEFWATASTAYKTLVFSAMGLIAVGMILTIVGNTSGNQGLALASLPVIGLGLILHIAGLVVRGQAIRKSLKR
- a CDS encoding SulP family inorganic anion transporter; the encoded protein is MRAARTYLGRFLPSRHDYQSLHSAWKTDLLSGITVGIVALPLALAFGVSSGVGAEAGLITAVVAGLVAAIMGGSNVQVSGPTGAMVVVLAPVVASHGAGSIAVVSLLAGLLVCALGLSGLGRAVAFIPWPVVEGFTLGIAAIVFLQQVPMATGTAGVPGENTLLSAIGSASRSSFPTALQTLAVVAGVAAVMLLLPRLHKALPASLIAVLLATVAADLLRLDIPRIGALPHSLPTPAMPAFDASPVGGLLMPAVSIAALAAIESLLSARVASGMVGPDGRPTGAYVPDRELTGQGLASMAAAFFGGMPATGAIARTAVNVRSGAKTRLSAIVHALVLLAIIYLAAGLVGRIPLAVLSGILMVTATRMVSRRTVNAVLRSTRADAAVFVLTALITVAFDLIVAIEIGLAAAAVFTLRKFASLSGVQREEIPGERVPGDKHIAIFRLDGAMFFGAAERVLQEINKVQDIQVAIIRLSQLRMLDATGAHTLVEVISALELRGVTVLLKGVQPQHLDLVTNVGVIRSLRHHKHLFTALAAAVEHARSHVRPNADAGAAAS